A genomic window from Vitis riparia cultivar Riparia Gloire de Montpellier isolate 1030 chromosome 18, EGFV_Vit.rip_1.0, whole genome shotgun sequence includes:
- the LOC117907917 gene encoding oligopeptide transporter 4-like, which yields MGSVEIEAPRVNTLENGNINEDEESPIEEVRLTVPNDDDSSLSVWTFRMWFLGVLSCALLSFLNQFFAYRREPLVITQITVQVATLPIGRFMAAVLPETKFHIPGFGKREFSFNPGPFNMKEHVLISIFANAGSAFGNGSAYAVGIVTIIKAFYNSSISFLAGWLLIVTTQVLGYGWAGLLRKYVVEPAHMWWPGTLVQIALFRTLHEKENGDNTDGDNKKRMSRSKFFVIAMTGSFLWYSVPDFFFQSLQSISWVCWAFPKSITAQQLGSGFSGLGFGALTLDWSVVASFLFSPLICPFFAIVNVFIGYVLIIYIVMPISYWGLNVYNARTFPIFSSHLFTAQGQRYNTTAIVTKNLEIDLVQYEKQGRVNLSSFFAITYGFGFATIAATLTHVALFYGREIYNRYRASKEGKEDVHTRLMKKYKDIPSWWFHLLLALTIIISLLLCIFLKDEVQMPWWALIFAAALAFIFTLPVSIITATTNQTPGLNIITEYIMGVIWPGRPIANVCFKTYGYMSMAQAISFLSDFKLGHYMKIPPRSMFLVQLIGTILAGTVNLGVALWLLDSIDNICQDNLLPANSPWTCPSDRVFFDASVIWGLVGPKRVFGSLGNYGALNWFFLGGLLGPVVVWLLHKKFPKQSWIPLINLPVLLGATASMPPATPVNYNAWILIGTIFNFFVFRYRKKWWQRYNYILSAALDAGVAFMAVLIYVSLGIENKNLHWWGADPDIDPEHCPLAYCPTAKGVIVDGCPVF from the exons ATGGGAAGTGTGGAAATTGAGGCCCCTCGGGTGAATACACTAGAAAATGGAAACATCAACGAAGACGAGGAGTCTCCTATAGAAGAAGTCCGATTAACTGTACCCAACGACGACGACTCTTCTCTTTCTGTATGGACCTTCCGTATGTGGTTCCTGGGCGTGCTCTCCTGCGCGCTCCTCTCATTCCTCAACCAGTTCTTCGCCTACCGCAGAGAGCCCTTGGTCATAACCCAAATCACTGTCCAGGTGGCCACTCTCCCAATCGGCCGCTTCATGGCGGCTGTACTCCCAGAGACTAAGTTCCATATTCCAGGCTTCGGGAAAAGGGAGTTCTCTTTCAACCCGGGACCGTTTAACATGAAGGAGCATGTGTTGATCTCTATATTTGCCAACGCTGGAAGCGCTTTTGGGAATGGATCCGCTTATGCTGTGGGTATTGTTACCATCATCAAGGCCTTTTACAACAGTAGCATTTCCTTCTTGGCTGGATGGCTTCTTATCGTCACTACCCAG GTTCTAGGATACGGTTGGGCCGGGCTCTTAAGGAAGTATGTCGTTGAGCCGGCACATATGTGGTGGCCCGGCACCCTCGTTCAGATCGCCCTCTTCCG GACACtgcatgaaaaagaaaatggagataaTACAGACGGGGACAACAAAAAACGCATGTCAAGATCAAAATTCTTTGTCATTGCAATGACTGGTAGCTTCCTCTGGTACTCGGTCCCCGATTTCTTCTTCCAATCCCTACAAAGTATCTCATGGGTCTGTTGGGCTTTTCCCAAGTCCATCACTGCCCAACAACTTGGTTCTGGTTTTAGTGGACTTGGGTTCGGAGCACTGACCCTGGACTGGTCGGTTGTGGCTTCCTTCTTGTTTAGCCCTCTCATCTGTCCATTCTTCGCCATTGTCAATGTCTTTATAGGCTATGTCTTGATTATCTACATTGTAATGCCCATATCCTACTGGGGCCTCAATGTGTACAACGCCAGAACCTTCCCCATCTTTTCTTCCCACTTGTTCACTGCCCAAGGTCAAAGATACAACACTACTGCCATTGTTACCAAAAACTTGGAGATTGATTTGGTGCAGTATGAGAAGCAGGGGAGGGTCAATTTGAGTTCATTTTTCGCTATCACATATGGCTTTGGGTTCGCAACTATTGCAGCCACACTCACTCATGTGGCCTTGTTCTATGGAAG GGAAATTTACAATCGATATCGTGCTTCTAAAGAAGGAAAGGAGGATGTTCACACAAGATTAATGAAGAAGTACAAGGACATACCTTCATGGTGGTTTCACTTGCTCCTTGCTCTGACCATCATCATCTCCCTTCTACTCTGCATTTTCCTGAAAGATGAGGTTCAAATGCCATGGTGGGCACTTATATTTGCTGCTGCACTTGCCTTCATATTCACCCTTCCCGTCAGCATCATAACAGCCACTACAAATCAG ACGCCAGGGCTGAATATAATCACAGAGTACATAATGGGGGTCATATGGCCAGGAAGACCTATAGCTAATGTCTGCTTCAAAACCTATGGCTATATGAGCATGGCTCAGGCGATCTCCTTTCTCAGTGATTTCAAGCTAGGCCATTATATGAAGATCCCTCCAAGATCAATGTTCTTGGTTCAA CTCATTGGAACCATCTTAGCTGGAACAGTAAATCTCGGTGTAGCACTGTGGCTTCTAGACTCCATTGACAACATATGCCAAGACAATCTGCTTCCAGCAAACAGTCCTTGGACATGCCCTAGTGACCGTGTCTTCTTCGACGCATCTGTTATATGGGGTTTGGTTGGACCCAAGCGGGTTTTTGGATCTCTTGGAAACTATGGAGCACTCAACTGGTTCTTCCTTGGAGGACTGTTGGGTCCAGTTGTAGTATGGCTCTTGCACAAGAAATTCCCTAAACAATCTTGGATACCCCTTATCAATCTTCCAGTACTTCTGGGAGCAACTGCTTCTATGCCACCAGCAACACCGGTGAACTATAATGCCTGGATTTTGATTGGAACCATCTTCAACTTTTTTGTGTTCAGGTATAGGAAGAAATGGTGGCAGAGGTATAACTATATCCTTTCAGCAGCTTTGGATGCCGGGGTTGCTTTCATGGCAGTTCTTATATACGTCTCTTTGGGCATTGAGAATAAAAACCTGCACTGGTGGGGTGCTGATCCGGATATTGACCCTGAGCACTGTCCTCTTGCATATTGCCCCACAGCCAAGGGCGTGATAGTGGATGGCTGCCCTGTCTTTTAA
- the LOC117906787 gene encoding serine hydroxymethyltransferase, mitochondrial-like: MAMALRGLTSSVKKPIRPLINGGSLYYMSSLPNEAVCEKEKSRITWTKQLNAPLEVVDPEIADIIELEKARQWKGLELIPSENFTSVSVMQAVGSVMTNKYSEGYPGARYYGGNEFIDMAESLCQKRALEAFQLDPAKWGVNVQSLSGSPANFQAYTALLKPHERIMALDLPHGGHLSHGYQTDTKKISAVSIFFETMPYRLDEKTGYIDYDQLEKSAALFRPKLIVAGASAYARLYDYARIRKVCDKQKAVMLADMAHISGLVAAGVIQSPFEYADIVTTTTHKSLRGPRGAMIFFRKGVKEINKQGKEVLYDYEDKINQAVFPGLQGGPHNHTISGLAVALKQAMTPEYKAYQEQVLTNCSTFAQSLLENGYELVSGGTDNHLVLVNLKNKGIDGSRVEKVLESVHIAANKNTVPGDVSAMVPGGIRMGTPALTSRGFVEEDFVKVAELFDAAVKLALKIKANSKGTKLKDFVATMQSDAETQSEIAKLRHDVEEYAKQFPTIGFEKETMKYKD, translated from the exons ATGGCAATGGCGCTTCGCGGACTCACCTCTTCCGTCAAGAAGCCGATTCGGCCTCTTATCAATGGCGGTTCCCTCTACTACATG TCATCTCTCCCGAACGAAGCTGTCTGCGAAAAAGAGAAATCTCGTATTACT TGGACAAAACAATTGAATGCTCCGCTTGAGGTTGTTGATCCGGAAATCGCTGACATCATTGAGCTCGAGAAAGCGAGGCAATGGAAG GGATTGGAACTCATTCCTTCAGAAAATTTCACATCGGTATCTGTAATGCAAGCCGTTGGATCAGTCATGACTAACAAATATAGTGAAGGGTATCCTGGTGCGAGATACTATGGAGGAAATGA gtTTATTGACATGGCAGAGTCCTTATGTCAGAAGCGTGCATTAGAAGCTTTCCAGTTGGACCCTGCAAAATGGGGAG TCAATGTGCAGTCATTATCTGGATCCCCTGCCAACTTTCAAGCTTACACTGCATTATTAAAACCTCATGAGAGAATCATGGCACTTGATCTTCCTCATGGTGGGCATCTTTCACATGGTTATCAG ACCGACACCAAGAAGATATCTGCTGTGTCTATATTTTTTGAGACAATGCCATACAGATTGGATGAAAAAACTGGATATATTGACTATGACCAG TTGGAGAAAAGTGCTGCCCTCTTCAGACCAAAACTAATTGTTGCTGGCGCAAGTGCCTATGCACGTCTTTATGATTATGCACGTATCCGCAAG GTGTGTGACAAGCAGAAAGCTGTCATGTTGGCAGACATGGCACATATTAGTGGGTTGGTTGCTGCTGGTGTTATCCAATCTCCTTTTGAATATGCTGATATTGTGACAACCACAACACATAAGTCTCTACGTGGGCCACGTGGAGCAATGATATTCTTCAGGAAGGGGGTTAAAGAGATCAACAAACAAGGGAAAGAA GTGTTGTATGACTATGAAGACAAAATCAATCAGGCTGTCTTTCCTGGACTTCAAGGTGGACCACACAATCATACTATTTCTGGCTTAGCAGTTGCATTGAAACAG GCCATGACTCCAGAGTACAAGGCTTATCAAGAGCAAGTCCTTACTAATTGCTCAACATTTGCTCAG AGTCTGTTAGAGAATGGCTATGAACTTGTATCTGGTGGAACTGATAACCATTTAGTCTTGGTGAATTTAAAAAACAAG GGTATTGATGGTTCTAGAGTTGAAAAGGTTCTTGAATCAGTTCACATTGCAGCCAATAAAAACACTGTTCCTGGGGATGTGTCTGCCATGGTTCCTGGTGGCATTCGAATGG GAACCCCAGCTCTTACATCTAGGGGATTTGTTGAGGAGGATTTTGTGAAAGTAGCCGAGTTATTTGATGCTGCTGTCAAGTTGGCTTTGAAGATCAAAGCTAACAGCAAAG GAACAAAGTTGAAGGACTTTGTGGCAACCATGCAGTCAGATGCTGAAACTCAATCTGAGATTGCAAAGCTCCGCCATGATGTCGAGGAGTATGCAAAACAATTCCCAACTATTGGTTTTGAGAAAGAAACAATGAAGTATAAAGATTGA
- the LOC117906786 gene encoding putative pentatricopeptide repeat-containing protein At5g52630 produces the protein MASLPSVAVTRTPKSESEFRKYSASFLPSEKSPSVSYQRSSQLDGVSEARCLDFREALSFIREGTKVESAFYVPILQECIDKKLVSDAQKIHAHIVKTGAHKDAFLMTFLVNVYAKCGTMETARKVFDELPRRNVVSWTTLMTGYVHDSKPELAVQVFQEMLEAGAYPTNYTLGTALSACSDLHSKELGKQIHGYSIKYRIEFDASIGNSLCSLYSKCGSLECAVKAFRRIRDKNVISWTTVISAWGDNGEAATGLRFFVEMLSECVEPNEFTLTSALSLCCVMQSLDIGTQIHSLTIKLGFESNLPIKNSIMYLYLKCGWIHEAKKLFDEMETISLVTWNAMIAGHARTMDFAKDDLAAHQCGTEALSIFLKLNRSGMKPDLFTFSSVLSVCSRLVALEQGEQVHAQTIKTGFLSDVVVGTALVNMYNKCGSIERASKAFVEMSIRTLISWTSMITGYAQNGQPQQALLLFEDMRLAGVRPNKITFVGVLSACSHAGMVDEALDYFQMMKNEYKITPVMDHYACLIDMFVRLGRLDEAFDFIKEMDLEPNEFIWSILIAGCRSQGKLELGFYAAEQLLKLKPKDTETYNLLLNMYLSAGKWKEVSRVRKMMKEEKLGRLKDWSWISIKDKIYSFKRNARSHAQSGEMYELLGNLHEKAKSFGYEWEESLEVTDEEEDADEEKALSSIVYHSEKLAIAFALLNTSNAVPIRVTKSISMCRDCHNFIRLISLLSAREIIIRDSKRLHKFINGHCSCGDFGTLI, from the exons ATGGCGTCTCTGCCTTCTGTTGCTGTTACCCGCACTCCCAAGAGCGAATCTGAATTCCGAAAATATTCCGCCAGTTTTCTTCCCAGCGAAAAG AGCCCGAGTGTCTCTTATCAGCGAAGCAGCCAATTAGATGGAGTTTCAGAGGCAAGGTGTCTGGACTTCCGAGAAGCGCTCTCTTTTATAAGAGAAGGCACGAAGGTGGAGTCAGCTTTTTACGTACCCATCTTGCAAGAATGCATCGACAAGAAGTTGGTTTCAGACGCGCAAAAGATTCATGCCCACATCGTAAAAACCGGAGCCCACAAGGATGCATTTCTGATGACCTTCCTCGTCAATGTTTATGCCAAATGTGGGACAATGGAGACTGCTCGAAAGGTTTTTGACGAATTGCCTCGCAGAAACGTGGTTTCATGGACGACCCTGATGACGGGTTACGTTCACGATTCAAAGCCGGAGTTGGCTGTCCAAGTCTTTCAAGAAATGCTGGAAGCAGGAGCTTATCCCACCAACTACACTTTGGGAACTGCTTTGAGTGCTTGTTCTGATTTGCACTCTAAAGAACTAGGGAAGCAAATCCATGGTTATAGTATTAAATACAGGATTGAATTCGACGCTAGCATTGGCAACTCCCTTTGTAGCTTGTACTCAAAATGCGGCAGCTTGGAATGTGCGGTTAAAGCTTTCAGGAGGATAAGGGATAAGAATGTGATTTCATGGACTACAGTTATATCTGCTTGGGGCGATAACGGTGAAGCTGCAACTGGTCTGCGATTTTTTGTTGAGATGCTTTCCGAGTGTGTTGAGCCCAATGAGTTCACACTGACCAGTGCCTTGAGCTTGTGTTGTGTAATGCAGAGTTTGGACATTGGGACGCAGATCCATTCACTGACCATTAAACTTGGGTTTGAATCAAATCTACCCATAAAGAATTCTATCATGTATTTGTACCTCAAATGTGGGTGGATCCATGAAGCCAAGAAATTGTTTGATGAGATGGAAACTATCAGCTTGGTCACCTGGAATGCGATGATTGCAGGGCATGCCAGGACGATGGATTTTGCAAAGGATGACCTTGCAGCACACCAGTGCGGAACTGAGGCACTTAGCATTTTCCTGAAATTGAATCGGTCTGGTATGAAACCTGATCTGTTCACCTTCTCAAGTGTCTTATCTGTGTGCAGCCGTTTGGTGGCCTTAGAACAAGGAGAACAAGTTCATGCTCAAACCATCAAAACCGGGTTTTTGTCAGATGTGGTTGTGGGAACTGCTCTAGTGAACATGTATAACAAATGCGGAAGCATTGAGAGGGCAAGTAAAGCTTTTGTGGAGATGTCTATCAGGACCTTGATATCATGGACTTCTATGATTACAGGTTATGCCCAGAATGGCCAGCCTCAGCAAGCATTGCTGCTGTTTGAGGATATGAGATTAGCAGGAGTTAGACCAAACAAGATTACCTTTGTGGGTGTTCTTTCAGCTTGTAGTCATGCTGGAATGGTTGATGAAGCATTGGATTACTTTCAGATGATGAAAAATGAGTACAAAATCACTCCTGTGATGGACCATTATGCATGCCTAATCGATATGTTTGTTAGGTTGGGTCGGTTAGACGAAGCTTTTGATTTCATAAAAGAGATGGATTTGGAGCCCAATGAGTTTATATGGTCGATCTTGATTGCAGGCTGTAGAAGTCAAGGGAAATTGGAGTTAGGGTTTTATGCGGCAGAACAGTTACTCAAACTGAAGCCAAAAGATACAGAGACCTACAACCTTTTGTTGAACATGTACCTTTCAGCAGGGAAATGGAAGGAAGTTTCAAGGGtgagaaaaatgatgaaagaagaGAAACTTGGAAGATTAAAGGATTGGAGCTGGATTAGCATCAAGGACAAGATTTATTCATTCAAACGCAATGCCCGGTCACATGCACAGAGTGGGGAGATGTATGAATTGTTGGGGAACTTGCATGAGAAAGCAAAGAGTTTTGGATATGAATGGGAAGAAAGCTTAGAGGTGACCGATGAGGAGGAAGATGCTGATGAGGAGAAGGCATTATCTTCCATTGTTTATCACAGTGAAAAATTGGCTATTGCATTTGCGCTGTTGAACACATCAAATGCTGTACCAATACGGGTTACGAAGAGTATTAGCATGTGCAGGGATTGCCACAATTTTATTAGGCTCATCTCGTTGCTGTCTGCTCGGGAAATCATCATTCGGGATAGCAAGCGGCTTCACAAATTCATCAACGGACACTGTTCATGTGGAGATTTTGGAACTCTAAtctga
- the LOC117907383 gene encoding CBL-interacting serine/threonine-protein kinase 8 isoform X1, producing MVAVRKVGKYEVGRTIGEGTFAKVKFAQNTETGESVAMKVLDRSTIIKHKMTDQIKREISIMKLVRHPYVVRLHEVLASRTKIYIILEFITGGELFDKIVHHGRLSENESRRYFQQLIDGVDYCHSKGVYHRDLKPENLLLDSQGNLKISDFGLSALPAPGVSLLKTTCGTPNYVAPEVLSHKGYDGAVADVWSCGVILYVLMAGYLPFDELDLTTLYSKIERAEFSCPSWFPVGAKSLIHRILDPNPETRIRIEQIRSDEWFRKGYIPVRLLEYEDVNLDDVNAVFDDPEEQHANDQHGNEDMGPLILNAFDLIILSQGLNLSALFERGEGPVKHQTRFVSQKPPRVVLSSMEVVAQSMGFKTHIRNYKMRVEGISANKMEHFSVMLEIFEVAPTFIMVDIQKAAGDAGEYQKFYKNFCSNLEDIIWKPLNESSKSRITKTKSKKG from the exons ATGGTGGCGGTGCGGAAGGTTGGCAAGTATGAGGTGGGGAGGACGATCGGAGAAGGGACCTTCGCTAAGGTAAAGTTCGCGCAGAACACGGAGACCGGTGAGAGTGTGGCCATGAAAGTGCTCGATCGCAGCACCATCATCAAGCACAAGATGACCGACCAG ATTAAGAGGGAGATATCTATAATGAAGCTTGTTAGACATCCATATGTTGTTCGTCTTCATGAG GTTCTAGCAAGCcgtacaaaaatatatataatcttgGAGTTCATCACAGGTGGcgagttgtttgataaaata GTTCACCATGGCCGACTAAGTGAAAATGAATCTAGAAGATACTTCCAACAGCTCATTGATGGTGTGGATTATTGCCACAGTAAGGGAGTCTACCACAGAGACTTAAAG CCTGAAAACCTTCTACTAGATTCCCAAGGAAATCTAAAGATTTCAGATTTTGGTCTCAGTGCGTTGCCTGCGCCG GGAGTTAGCCTCCTTAAGACAACTTGTGGTACTCCTAACTATGTAGCACCAGAG GTACTCAGTCACAAGGGTTATGATGGTGCTGTAGCAGATGTCTGGTCTTGTGGTGTCATCCTTTATGTTCTGATGGCTGGATATCTCCCGTTTGATGAGCTTGATTTAACCACTCTGTACAGTAAG ATCGAGAGAGCAGAATTTTCATGCCCATCCTGGTTTCCGGTGGGAGCAAAATCCCTgattcatagaattttagacCCAAATCCTGAAACT CGCATTCGAATTGAACAGATCAGGAGCGATGAGTGGTTTAGAAAGGGGTATATTCCAGTCCGACTTCTTGAATATGAAGATGTTAACCTGGATGATGTAAACGCTGTGTTTGATGATCCTGAG GAACAACATGCTAATGATCAACATGGAAATGAGGACATGGGTCCTCTGATTCTTAATGCATTTGACCTAATAATTCTTTCTCAGGGCCTAAACCTTTCAGCTCTGTTTGAACGGGGAGAG GGCCCTGTAAAGCATCAAACACGTTTCGTTTCACAGAAACCACCAAGAGTTGTTCTATCAAGCATGGAAGTTGTTGCACAATCCATGGGTTTCAAGACACATATTCGCAATTATAAG ATGAGGGTGGAAGGCATTTCAGCCAATAAGATGGAACATTTCTCAGTCATGTTGGAA ATTTTTGAAGTTGCTCCCACATTTATTATGGTAGACATTCAGAAAGCAGCTGGAGATGCTGGTGAATACCAGAAG TTTTACAAGAACTTCTGCAGCAATCTGGAGGATATCATCTGGAAACCACTCAATGAATCGAGCAAATCAAGGATCACCAAGACGAAGAGTAAAAAGGGTTGA
- the LOC117907383 gene encoding CBL-interacting serine/threonine-protein kinase 8 isoform X2, with protein sequence MVAVRKVGKYEVGRTIGEGTFAKVKFAQNTETGESVAMKVLDRSTIIKHKMTDQIKREISIMKLVRHPYVVRLHEVLASRTKIYIILEFITGGELFDKIVHHGRLSENESRRYFQQLIDGVDYCHSKGVYHRDLKPENLLLDSQGNLKISDFGLSALPAPGVSLLKTTCGTPNYVAPEVLSHKGYDGAVADVWSCGVILYVLMAGYLPFDELDLTTLYSKIERAEFSCPSWFPVGAKSLIHRILDPNPETRIRIEQIRSDEWFRKGYIPVRLLEYEDVNLDDVNAVFDDPEEQHANDQHGNEDMGPLILNAFDLIILSQGLNLSALFERGEYSWAVRNVKNIRSDQ encoded by the exons ATGGTGGCGGTGCGGAAGGTTGGCAAGTATGAGGTGGGGAGGACGATCGGAGAAGGGACCTTCGCTAAGGTAAAGTTCGCGCAGAACACGGAGACCGGTGAGAGTGTGGCCATGAAAGTGCTCGATCGCAGCACCATCATCAAGCACAAGATGACCGACCAG ATTAAGAGGGAGATATCTATAATGAAGCTTGTTAGACATCCATATGTTGTTCGTCTTCATGAG GTTCTAGCAAGCcgtacaaaaatatatataatcttgGAGTTCATCACAGGTGGcgagttgtttgataaaata GTTCACCATGGCCGACTAAGTGAAAATGAATCTAGAAGATACTTCCAACAGCTCATTGATGGTGTGGATTATTGCCACAGTAAGGGAGTCTACCACAGAGACTTAAAG CCTGAAAACCTTCTACTAGATTCCCAAGGAAATCTAAAGATTTCAGATTTTGGTCTCAGTGCGTTGCCTGCGCCG GGAGTTAGCCTCCTTAAGACAACTTGTGGTACTCCTAACTATGTAGCACCAGAG GTACTCAGTCACAAGGGTTATGATGGTGCTGTAGCAGATGTCTGGTCTTGTGGTGTCATCCTTTATGTTCTGATGGCTGGATATCTCCCGTTTGATGAGCTTGATTTAACCACTCTGTACAGTAAG ATCGAGAGAGCAGAATTTTCATGCCCATCCTGGTTTCCGGTGGGAGCAAAATCCCTgattcatagaattttagacCCAAATCCTGAAACT CGCATTCGAATTGAACAGATCAGGAGCGATGAGTGGTTTAGAAAGGGGTATATTCCAGTCCGACTTCTTGAATATGAAGATGTTAACCTGGATGATGTAAACGCTGTGTTTGATGATCCTGAG GAACAACATGCTAATGATCAACATGGAAATGAGGACATGGGTCCTCTGATTCTTAATGCATTTGACCTAATAATTCTTTCTCAGGGCCTAAACCTTTCAGCTCTGTTTGAACGGGGAGAG TACTCCTGGGCTGTTAGGAATGTAAAAAATATCAGATCTGACCAATGA
- the LOC117907383 gene encoding CBL-interacting serine/threonine-protein kinase 8 isoform X3: MVAVRKVGKYEVGRTIGEGTFAKVKFAQNTETGESVAMKVLDRSTIIKHKMTDQIKREISIMKLVRHPYVVRLHEVLASRTKIYIILEFITGGELFDKIVHHGRLSENESRRYFQQLIDGVDYCHSKGVYHRDLKPENLLLDSQGNLKISDFGLSALPAPGVSLLKTTCGTPNYVAPEVLSHKGYDGAVADVWSCGVILYVLMAGYLPFDELDLTTLYSKIERAEFSCPSWFPVGAKSLIHRILDPNPETRIRIEQIRSDEWFRKGYIPVRLLEYEDVNLDDVNAVFDDPEVGTTC, from the exons ATGGTGGCGGTGCGGAAGGTTGGCAAGTATGAGGTGGGGAGGACGATCGGAGAAGGGACCTTCGCTAAGGTAAAGTTCGCGCAGAACACGGAGACCGGTGAGAGTGTGGCCATGAAAGTGCTCGATCGCAGCACCATCATCAAGCACAAGATGACCGACCAG ATTAAGAGGGAGATATCTATAATGAAGCTTGTTAGACATCCATATGTTGTTCGTCTTCATGAG GTTCTAGCAAGCcgtacaaaaatatatataatcttgGAGTTCATCACAGGTGGcgagttgtttgataaaata GTTCACCATGGCCGACTAAGTGAAAATGAATCTAGAAGATACTTCCAACAGCTCATTGATGGTGTGGATTATTGCCACAGTAAGGGAGTCTACCACAGAGACTTAAAG CCTGAAAACCTTCTACTAGATTCCCAAGGAAATCTAAAGATTTCAGATTTTGGTCTCAGTGCGTTGCCTGCGCCG GGAGTTAGCCTCCTTAAGACAACTTGTGGTACTCCTAACTATGTAGCACCAGAG GTACTCAGTCACAAGGGTTATGATGGTGCTGTAGCAGATGTCTGGTCTTGTGGTGTCATCCTTTATGTTCTGATGGCTGGATATCTCCCGTTTGATGAGCTTGATTTAACCACTCTGTACAGTAAG ATCGAGAGAGCAGAATTTTCATGCCCATCCTGGTTTCCGGTGGGAGCAAAATCCCTgattcatagaattttagacCCAAATCCTGAAACT CGCATTCGAATTGAACAGATCAGGAGCGATGAGTGGTTTAGAAAGGGGTATATTCCAGTCCGACTTCTTGAATATGAAGATGTTAACCTGGATGATGTAAACGCTGTGTTTGATGATCCTGAGGTTG GAACAACATGCTAA